In the Drosophila gunungcola strain Sukarami unplaced genomic scaffold, Dgunungcola_SK_2 000001F, whole genome shotgun sequence genome, one interval contains:
- the LOC128262566 gene encoding gametocyte-specific factor 1 homolog, translating to MCEKNYSVRGPNFDEYIVCPYNSAHRVLPVRLTYHLTRCARNYPLSKMVRCPYNTTHFHDVGSMQEHIIECPNRTSSEPDKLSPGEAGASNFIVETSEDWDADPPAPTYNPLAHCEQHLVLRNPQGLPPAARREFRERERRRFKEINQP from the coding sequence ATGTGTGAAAAAAACTACTCGGTACGTGGTCCGAATTTCGATGAGTACATCGTGTGCCCCTATAATAGCGCCCATCGTGTCCTCCCCGTTCGTTTGACCTATCACTTGACCCGATGCGCCCGGAATTACCCCTTATCCAAAATGGTGCGCTGCCCATATAATACCACCCATTTCCACGATGTTGGCAGCATGCAAGAACATATCATCGAGTGCCCGAATCGGACTTCCTCAGAGCCGGATAAGCTGTCGCCTGGGGAAGCAGGTGCCAGCAATTTCATTGTCGAAACCAGTGAAGATTGGGACGCCGACCCGCCGGCCCCAACCTACAATCCTTTAGCACACTGCGAACAGCATTTGGTGCTACGTAATCCGCAGGGACTCCCACCAGCCGCTCGTCGCGAGTTCCGCGAGCGCGAACGCAGGCGCTTCAAGGAGATAAATCAGCCTTAG
- the LOC128262560 gene encoding conserved oligomeric Golgi complex subunit 8, with the protein MDFPDKMDMENERVLKLIFPDGVPDNLRGNPELDNYLAKLGTCKVEQLKKEQTRLADEARSILEQTQDLAISNYRTFITTAENSRSIFSEFLRSEQQLDTLVGKLPDLSAQCERFLLDSAELNEQRRLNSITLQKNAQLLEVLELPQLMERCIREGRYEEALELAAYATRLGQHQGHIPVVKSIVRSVEALWHTMLVQLVSQLRTDLQLPKCLQIVGYLRRMQAFGDNELRLKFLQARDAWLTSCLEAIPTSDAQQHLSKTIEITRINLFNIITQYRAIFPEEEGTSKIQTSLRPLQGVSCNGDRLFQAWLHNKINDFLETLKKDLELGVGSVETVLGQCMYFGLSFSRVGADFRALMAPIFVGVIRRRFESSVEQVNEQFERELERFTLINKVAMHSHARKQVDPEQETFAPPETLLDFYPLAALCNGYLGALNELRLCAPLALATDVTRCLQHSLQMAAQRVLAFYRQEQQAFAGSEREAFVRLCSCLAYDLVPYVQRCIHGVFPPQSLTVHLGISLLQLEQQQLTYLQQACILEPLRHLLPIKALVQPPETKPNVAQPVAAEG; encoded by the exons ATGGATTTTCCGGACAAAATGGACATGGAGAATGAGAGGGTGCTGAAGCTGATATTTCCCGACGGAGTGCCGG ACAACTTGCGTGGCAATCCGGAACTGGACAACTACCTGGCCAAACTGGGCACCTGCAAGGTGGAACAGCTGAAGAAGGAGCAGACGCGCCTGGCGGACGAGGCTCGCAGCATCCTGGAGCAGACACAGGACCTGGCCATCTCCAACTACCGGACCTTCATCACGACGGCGGAGAACTCACGCTCGATTTTCAGTGAGTTCCTGCGCTCGGAGCAGCAACTGGACACGCTGGTGGGCAAGCTGCCCGACTTGAGTGCGCAGTGCGAGCGCTTCCTGCTGGACTCCGCCGAGCTGAACGAGCAGCGGCGCCTCAACTCCATCACGCTGCAGAAGAACGCCCAGCTGCTGGAGGTCCTAGAACTGCCGCAGCTCATGGAGCGCTGCATCCGCGAGGGTCGCTACGAGGAGGCCCTCGAGCTGGCCGCCTACGCCACCCGGCTGGGCCAGCACCAGGGACACATTCCCGTGGTCAAA AGCATTGTGCGCTCGGTGGAGGCCCTGTGGCACACCATGCTGGTCCAGCTGGTGTCCCAACTGCGCACGGACCTGCAGCTGCCCAAGTGCCTGCAGATCGTGGGCTATCTGCGCCGCATGCAGGCCTTCGGGGACAACGAGCTGCGACTGAAGTTCCTGCAGGCCAGGGATGCCTGGCTCACCTCCTGTCTGGAAGCCATTCCCACTTCAGATG CCCAGCAACACCTGTCCAAAACCATCGAGATCACGCGCATTAATCTCTTTAACATCATCACCCAGTACCGGGCTATTTTTCCCGAGGAGGAGGGTACCTCAAAGATCCAGACTTCGTTAAGACCGCTGCAGGGCGTCAGTTGTAATGGCGACCGACTCTTCCAGGCCTGGTTGCACAATAAG ATCAATGACTTTCTGGAGACGCTTAAGAAAGATCTTGAGCTGGGAGTGGGCTCCGTTGAGACGGTGCTGGGCCAGTGCATGTATTTCGGACTATCTTTCAGTCGCGTGGGCGCTGATTTCCGAGCCCTGATGGCCCCCATTTTCGTTGGCGTGATCCGGCGTCGATTCGAGAGCAGCGTGGAGCAGGTGAACGAGCAGTTCGAGCGGGAGCTGGAGCGCTTCACGCTGATCAACAAGGTGGCAATGCATTCGCATGCCCGCAAGCAGGTGGATCCCGAGCAGGAGACTTTCGCGCCACCGGAAACCCTGTTGGATTTCTATCCGCTGGCCGCTCTGTGCAATGGCTATCTGGGTGCCTTGAACGAGTTGCGGCTGTGTGCTCCGCTGGCCCTGGCCACGGATGTGACCCGCTGTTTGCAGCACTCCCTGCAAATGGCCGCCCAGCGAGTGCTCGCCTTCTATCGGCAGGAACAGCAGGCCTTCGCGGGCAGCGAACGGGAGGCGTTCGTCCGGCTCTGCTCGTGCCTGGCCTACGACCTGGTGCCCTATGTGCAGCGGTGCATCCACGGCGTCTTCCCGCCGCAGTCGCTCACCGTACACCTGGGAATTAGCCTGCTTCAGCTGGAACAACAGCAGCTTACCTATCTGCAGCAGGCTTGCATTCTGGAGCCCCTGAGGCATCTGCTGCCCATCAAGGCGCTGGTGCAGCCGCCGGAAACGAAGCCAAACGTTGCTCAGCCAGTCGCTGCCGAGGGATGA